The Planctomycetaceae bacterium genome includes a region encoding these proteins:
- a CDS encoding UbiA-like polyprenyltransferase — MLTTVRHYLELIRFSHTVFALPFALLAAVLAWSQPDTVFRLRDLVGILVCMVFARSAAMAFNRLVDRDVDAANERTATRHIPAGLLSVKSVAAFTVVSSLAFVASTLIFLPKRLPLYLSVPVLLFLLGYSYAKRWTSLCHYWLSAALMMSPVAAWIAVRDEFAATPALLAGVIFFWVGGFDIIYACQDADFDMARRLHSIPARFGVAKALRVAFVSHLMTIAMLVLLWWLAGLGTIFLLGIAAIGGLLIYEHWLVRPDDLKRVNIAFFHVNAVISFGILALGCIDVWLERSQ, encoded by the coding sequence ATGCTGACTACCGTTCGACACTACCTTGAACTGATCCGGTTCAGCCACACGGTGTTCGCGCTGCCGTTCGCGCTGCTGGCCGCCGTGCTGGCATGGAGTCAGCCGGACACAGTGTTTCGTTTGCGGGATCTCGTCGGCATTCTGGTGTGTATGGTATTCGCACGATCGGCGGCGATGGCATTCAACCGTCTGGTGGATCGCGACGTGGACGCCGCCAATGAGCGAACGGCGACGCGTCATATCCCGGCGGGGCTGCTGTCAGTGAAGTCGGTGGCCGCGTTTACAGTCGTCAGCAGTCTGGCATTCGTCGCGTCGACGTTGATCTTCCTGCCGAAGAGGCTGCCCCTGTACCTGTCAGTGCCTGTACTGCTGTTTCTGCTGGGCTATTCGTACGCGAAACGCTGGACAAGTCTGTGCCACTACTGGCTGTCGGCCGCGCTGATGATGTCTCCGGTCGCGGCGTGGATTGCAGTGCGCGACGAATTCGCGGCGACTCCCGCCCTGCTGGCCGGGGTCATTTTCTTCTGGGTCGGCGGTTTCGACATCATCTATGCCTGCCAGGACGCGGACTTCGACATGGCTCGCCGACTTCACAGTATTCCCGCCCGATTTGGTGTTGCGAAAGCGCTGCGAGTTGCGTTCGTCAGCCACCTCATGACAATTGCCATGCTGGTGCTGCTTTGGTGGCTGGCGGGACTCGGAACGATTTTTCTGTTGGGAATCGCTGCGATCGGCGGTTTGTTGATTTACGAACACTGGCTGGTGCGTCCGGACGATCTGAAACGGGTGAATATCGCATTTTTTCACGTCAACGCCGTGATCAGTTTCGGAATTCTCGCGCTGGGCTGCATCGACGTGTGGCTGGAGCGTTCGCAGTGA
- a CDS encoding VOC family protein, with protein MPEISQTAAAIQVKYIDHVTLIVKDVEASRQFYVGLLGMEEVDRPAFSFGGAWFQAGSTLVHLIEEHDRSGPAGYPNNALVRSSRNHHFAFEVDDAREAAQILKDRGIDLVDDAKLRPDGAVQVFLADPDGHVIELCTSNA; from the coding sequence ATGCCCGAAATCAGCCAAACCGCCGCGGCCATTCAGGTCAAATACATCGATCACGTCACTCTGATTGTGAAGGACGTCGAAGCCAGCCGTCAGTTCTATGTCGGCCTGCTGGGAATGGAAGAAGTCGATCGTCCCGCCTTTAGTTTCGGCGGAGCCTGGTTTCAGGCCGGCTCAACTCTGGTTCACCTGATCGAGGAACACGATCGCAGCGGCCCGGCCGGATATCCGAATAATGCCCTGGTCAGAAGCAGTCGAAATCATCACTTCGCGTTTGAAGTGGATGACGCCCGCGAAGCCGCTCAGATTCTTAAGGACCGCGGTATTGATCTGGTTGACGACGCGAAGCTGCGACCCGACGGCGCTGTTCAGGTATTTCTGGCGGATCCGGACGGACATGTCATCGAACTTTGCACGTCCAATGCCTGA
- the mqnE gene encoding aminofutalosine synthase MqnE gives MIRTNDSQLQSIADRVEAGERLSFDDGVYLDERADLHALGQLANVVRERKNGNLAYYNTNIHLNPTNVCVYRCRFCAFRADLRDEKAYTFDEPMIRERVLEGRESGATEIHVVGGLHHKKSFDWYLDVVRTIHETSPEMHIKAWTPVEISWFSFISKQPIRRVLEQMIDAGLGSMPGGGAEIFDPEIRRQLCEHKADADVWFDVHRTAHELGLRSNATMLYGHIEQPRHRIDHLLRLRSLQDETGGFQTFIPLAFHPENTELANISKPDGLFDLRMMAVGRLMLDNFDHIKAYWIMLGEQTAQLALSYGADDIDGTVVHELIYHDAGATTPEGMTVRQLHQLIREAGREPVERDTLYRRILRQGSQWTVGEPVTAAIA, from the coding sequence ATGATTCGGACGAACGATTCTCAACTGCAGTCAATTGCCGACAGGGTCGAAGCGGGGGAACGCCTGTCGTTCGACGACGGCGTTTACCTGGATGAACGAGCTGACCTGCACGCACTTGGACAGCTTGCCAACGTCGTCCGCGAACGCAAAAACGGCAACCTTGCGTACTACAACACCAACATTCACCTGAACCCGACGAATGTTTGCGTGTACCGCTGCCGGTTCTGTGCATTCCGAGCCGACCTGCGCGACGAGAAGGCGTATACGTTTGATGAACCCATGATTCGCGAACGCGTTCTGGAAGGGCGTGAAAGCGGAGCAACGGAAATTCATGTCGTCGGCGGACTGCATCATAAGAAGAGCTTCGACTGGTATCTGGACGTCGTGCGGACGATTCACGAGACGTCGCCGGAGATGCACATCAAGGCGTGGACGCCGGTGGAAATCAGTTGGTTCAGCTTCATTTCGAAACAGCCGATTCGCCGCGTGCTGGAGCAGATGATTGACGCGGGACTCGGCAGCATGCCCGGCGGCGGCGCGGAGATCTTCGACCCTGAAATTCGGCGACAGCTTTGTGAACACAAGGCCGACGCGGATGTCTGGTTCGACGTCCACCGAACCGCCCACGAGCTGGGTCTGCGAAGCAACGCCACGATGCTGTACGGTCACATCGAACAGCCCCGACATCGCATCGATCATCTGCTGAGGCTGAGGTCCCTGCAGGACGAGACCGGCGGCTTTCAAACCTTCATCCCGCTGGCGTTTCATCCCGAGAACACGGAACTCGCGAATATCAGCAAGCCCGATGGTCTGTTCGACCTGCGGATGATGGCTGTCGGCCGACTGATGCTGGACAACTTCGACCACATCAAGGCCTATTGGATCATGCTGGGAGAACAGACCGCTCAACTGGCTCTCAGCTACGGAGCTGACGACATCGACGGCACCGTGGTTCATGAACTGATCTATCACGACGCCGGCGCGACGACGCCTGAAGGCATGACCGTGCGGCAACTGCATCAGCTCATTCGCGAAGCCGGTCGCGAACCTGTCGAGCGCGACACGCTGTATCGAAGAATTCTGCGACAGGGCAGTCAGTGGACGGTCGGCGAACCGGTGACGGCTGCGATTGCCTGA